A region of Ferruginibacter albus DNA encodes the following proteins:
- a CDS encoding TraB/GumN family protein: MKKTLLKVILLIITIVTCTTGFGQKKSPSKYSSLFWEITGNGLKKPSYLFGTMHVSSKMVFHLSDSFYTAIKNVDAVALELNPQLWQSQMVEMDKMKENYTRFTQKQGNDYLNESSFRITKYEDELKAALSTEPPVVNSLLYRTYQSQEDFEEDTFLDLYIYQTGRKLGKRAAGVENYYETEKLIMDAYVDMHNEKKKKTIDTDGASMMEIQDKIQEAYRHGDLDLMDSLDNMIEVSDAFNEKFLYKRNEIQANSIDTILKKSSLFVGVGAAHLPGSRGVIELLRAKGYKLRPIKMIDKEAMQKDAIDKIKVPVVFNTVKADDGFYSVDVPGSLAKTSDDHFMNRKQFADMNNGSYYMVTRVKTYAAFNGQSEKDILKKVDSLLYENIPGKILSKKIITKNGYSGYDITNKTRRGNVQRYNIFVTPYEVIIFKMSGNEDYVKGTEAERYFNSIQLKEATTVTTAFSPKQGGFSIQFPQTPLESFNTNTTDEINRWEYEAVNKTTGDGYLVFKKNVNNFSFLDEDTFDLKLMEESFRSSDIFERQLQRKLSSFNGYPCLDVQELLKDSSVITARFIIKGPAYYAIAARSADRSKDFSDFIRSFKFVSNQYAQNKNYIDTFLNYSVTTPVIPQIDESLRSSLEKMNDNLTGGYYGYSSSYYQYWPDYKYAWFCADSTGTAISVSFYQYPKYYSIDTANSFYARKFGEYKEENSMLVSQKDSFTLANGTFCAQYTLTDTGSSRTMRKIDFLKDDRYFELTTIGDTLSKFDAFTDSFLHSFSPDLKKPGRNIFVSATDSFLTDLFSIDSATRSKAQKSLSSIDFEEKDAGKLYNAIYKLKATDKDYIDTKTNLITALGNIKDTTKPVIVDQLKKIYEQVGDTSLFQNAVISSLASHKTKEATLLFKQLVLQDPPVFDNNYDYSGLFRGLNDTLALGAKLFPEILQLTSLDDYKEPITSLLVTLVDSGFIKANQYESYFSKFYFDAKIELKKQQTKEQLASSKKTDEDDNDNSVYRDYGYDEHKDELYNYAVLLMPFYDKNPNIPKYFTKLLQSSNQGLLLNTAVLLLRNNKTVADSLLLSLASDDQYRSELYRNLKEIKQLKRFPEKYKTQEDIARSVLLEGNNYSKIDSIVFLTKQHVYYKEKGIVYFFKYRIKKEDDWKIGISGLQPEKEDSVSTDGRLTSMTDKKYKEDDPRDEQLQKQLKKLLFGAHPSARNFFYGDDTDYLYKRMSEYGN; the protein is encoded by the coding sequence ATGAAGAAAACTCTACTAAAAGTAATACTGTTAATTATTACTATCGTTACCTGTACCACCGGTTTTGGGCAAAAAAAATCTCCATCAAAATATTCCAGTCTTTTTTGGGAAATAACCGGCAATGGCTTAAAAAAACCATCCTACCTGTTTGGCACCATGCATGTTAGCAGCAAAATGGTTTTTCACTTAAGCGATTCGTTTTACACTGCTATAAAAAATGTAGATGCAGTGGCGCTGGAGCTAAATCCGCAACTGTGGCAATCGCAAATGGTAGAGATGGATAAAATGAAAGAAAACTACACCCGCTTTACACAAAAACAAGGCAATGATTATTTAAATGAAAGCTCTTTCCGGATCACTAAGTACGAAGATGAATTGAAAGCTGCTTTAAGCACCGAGCCGCCTGTTGTAAATAGTTTATTATATCGTACTTATCAAAGCCAGGAAGATTTTGAAGAAGATACTTTTCTTGATCTATACATCTATCAAACCGGAAGAAAACTAGGTAAAAGAGCTGCCGGCGTTGAAAATTATTACGAAACCGAAAAACTGATAATGGATGCATATGTTGATATGCACAATGAGAAAAAGAAAAAGACCATTGATACCGACGGAGCTTCTATGATGGAAATACAAGACAAAATACAGGAAGCCTATCGCCATGGCGACCTGGACCTTATGGATTCACTGGATAATATGATCGAAGTGTCCGACGCCTTCAATGAAAAATTTTTATATAAACGGAATGAGATACAGGCAAACTCCATTGATACTATTTTAAAGAAAAGCTCGCTGTTTGTAGGCGTGGGCGCCGCCCATTTACCCGGCAGTCGCGGCGTTATAGAACTATTGCGTGCAAAAGGCTATAAGCTTCGTCCTATTAAAATGATCGATAAAGAAGCCATGCAAAAAGATGCTATTGATAAAATAAAAGTGCCGGTTGTATTTAATACAGTGAAAGCAGATGACGGCTTTTACAGTGTAGATGTTCCCGGGTCTTTGGCAAAAACATCCGATGATCATTTTATGAACCGGAAACAATTTGCCGATATGAATAACGGCAGCTATTACATGGTTACAAGAGTAAAAACCTATGCTGCTTTTAACGGGCAGTCGGAAAAAGACATCTTGAAAAAAGTTGACAGCCTGCTGTATGAAAATATTCCCGGCAAAATTCTTTCTAAAAAAATAATTACTAAGAACGGCTATAGTGGTTATGATATTACCAATAAAACAAGACGGGGGAATGTTCAACGCTACAATATTTTCGTAACTCCTTACGAAGTAATTATTTTTAAAATGAGCGGCAACGAGGATTATGTGAAGGGCACAGAAGCAGAACGTTATTTCAACTCCATACAATTAAAAGAAGCAACAACCGTCACCACTGCTTTTTCTCCAAAGCAGGGAGGTTTTTCTATACAATTCCCACAAACTCCTTTAGAAAGCTTTAATACCAATACTACTGATGAAATTAACCGCTGGGAGTATGAAGCCGTTAATAAAACTACCGGTGATGGTTACCTTGTCTTTAAAAAAAATGTAAATAATTTTTCTTTCCTGGATGAGGATACGTTTGACCTGAAGTTGATGGAAGAGTCTTTTCGTTCCTCCGACATTTTTGAAAGACAATTGCAACGCAAGCTTTCTTCGTTTAACGGTTACCCTTGCCTGGATGTACAGGAGCTTTTAAAAGATAGCTCTGTTATAACTGCACGTTTCATTATTAAAGGCCCTGCTTATTATGCTATTGCAGCAAGAAGTGCTGATAGAAGCAAAGACTTCAGTGATTTTATACGCTCTTTCAAATTTGTTTCCAATCAATATGCTCAAAACAAAAACTATATTGATACTTTTTTAAATTATTCAGTAACAACTCCTGTAATTCCGCAAATAGATGAAAGCCTGCGTTCATCATTGGAAAAAATGAATGATAATTTAACAGGTGGTTATTACGGCTACAGTTCGAGCTATTATCAATATTGGCCTGATTATAAGTATGCCTGGTTTTGCGCCGATTCGACCGGGACTGCCATTTCCGTTTCCTTTTATCAATATCCCAAATATTATTCTATAGATACAGCCAATTCCTTTTATGCCCGAAAATTTGGAGAATATAAGGAGGAGAACAGCATGCTTGTTTCTCAAAAAGATTCTTTCACATTAGCAAACGGAACTTTTTGTGCACAGTATACATTAACCGATACCGGCTCTTCAAGAACGATGCGAAAAATTGATTTCTTAAAAGATGACCGTTATTTTGAATTGACAACAATTGGCGATACGCTTAGTAAGTTTGATGCATTTACAGATTCGTTCTTACATTCATTTTCACCCGATTTAAAAAAGCCGGGGCGTAATATTTTTGTCAGCGCTACAGATAGCTTTTTAACCGACCTGTTCAGCATCGATAGCGCTACCCGTTCCAAAGCACAAAAATCTCTTAGCAGTATTGATTTTGAAGAAAAAGATGCCGGTAAATTGTACAATGCTATTTATAAGCTAAAAGCAACAGATAAAGATTACATCGATACTAAAACAAATTTAATTACGGCATTAGGTAATATCAAAGACACTACCAAGCCTGTTATTGTTGACCAGCTTAAAAAAATATACGAGCAGGTTGGCGATACAAGTTTATTTCAAAATGCAGTGATCAGCTCATTGGCATCGCACAAAACAAAAGAAGCTACTTTATTATTTAAGCAATTGGTATTACAGGATCCGCCTGTTTTTGATAATAATTACGATTATTCCGGTTTGTTCAGAGGCTTGAACGACACATTGGCTTTGGGTGCTAAATTATTTCCTGAGATATTACAGCTGACTTCTTTGGATGATTATAAAGAACCGATAACTTCTTTATTGGTAACGTTGGTGGATAGTGGCTTTATTAAAGCCAATCAATACGAAAGCTATTTCAGCAAATTTTACTTTGATGCTAAAATTGAATTAAAGAAACAGCAAACAAAAGAACAATTAGCATCGTCTAAAAAAACAGACGAAGATGATAATGACAATAGTGTCTACAGGGACTATGGCTATGATGAGCACAAAGATGAGCTATACAATTATGCCGTTTTATTAATGCCTTTTTACGATAAGAACCCCAACATTCCTAAGTATTTTACTAAACTGTTGCAATCTTCTAACCAGGGGTTACTACTGAATACGGCGGTTTTACTTTTAAGAAATAACAAAACAGTAGCAGACAGTCTTTTGTTGTCATTAGCTTCTGATGACCAATATCGTAGCGAGCTATACAGGAACCTGAAAGAAATAAAACAATTAAAGAGATTTCCTGAAAAATACAAAACACAGGAAGATATAGCCCGTAGTGTTTTATTGGAAGGAAATAATTATTCAAAAATAGATTCTATTGTTTTCCTCACTAAACAACATGTTTATTACAAAGAAAAAGGCATTGTGTATTTCTTTAAATATCGCATTAAAAAAGAAGATGACTGGAAGATCGGCATCAGCGGCTTACAACCTGAAAAAGAAGATTCAGTAAGCACAGACGGGCGTTTAACATCCATGACCGATAAAAAATACAAAGAAGATGATCCCCGGGATGAACAATTGCAAAAGCAATTAAAGAAGCTGTTGTTTGGTGCACATCCAAGCGCCCGCAATTTTTTCTATGGAGATGATACGGATTACCTGTATAAAAGAATGTCGGAATATGGTAATTAA
- the odhB gene encoding 2-oxoglutarate dehydrogenase complex dihydrolipoyllysine-residue succinyltransferase, translated as MSVEIKIPTVGESITEVTLSKWVKKSGDWVERDEVIAELESEKATFEINAENAGVLETKAAEGDTLKIGDIAAIIDTDAPKPATAATPEEKKEAPKETKPAAEKPQTSQDVKATPVAAAIIADKKVDPKTVTPTGSNGKIFKQDVLDALSNPGRKPGVALFGRADRPEKMSNLRKTVSRRLVEAKNTTAMLTTFNEVDMSAVMEIRAKNKDKFKEAHGVNLGFMSFFTKACCFALQEWPAVNAMIDGDNIVYHEYCDVSIAVSAPKGLVVPVIRNAESLSMSEIEKKVVELATKARDNKLTIEEMSGGTFTITNGGVFGSLLSTPIINIPQSAILGMHKIEERPIAVNGQVVIKPMMYLALSYDHRIIDGRESVSFLVRVKELLENPSLLLFGKDPVKSLLEL; from the coding sequence ATGTCAGTTGAAATAAAAATTCCTACAGTTGGAGAAAGCATTACGGAAGTTACCTTATCTAAATGGGTTAAAAAAAGCGGAGATTGGGTGGAAAGAGATGAAGTAATTGCCGAATTAGAGAGTGAAAAAGCAACTTTTGAAATTAATGCCGAAAATGCGGGCGTATTGGAAACCAAGGCTGCTGAGGGGGATACTTTAAAAATTGGGGATATTGCTGCAATTATTGATACCGATGCTCCAAAACCTGCAACAGCAGCTACCCCGGAAGAAAAAAAGGAAGCTCCAAAAGAAACAAAACCTGCCGCTGAAAAACCTCAAACCTCGCAAGATGTAAAGGCAACACCTGTTGCAGCTGCAATAATTGCCGATAAAAAAGTGGATCCTAAAACAGTTACTCCAACAGGTAGTAACGGTAAAATATTTAAACAGGATGTATTGGATGCATTGAGCAATCCGGGTAGAAAACCGGGAGTTGCTTTATTCGGAAGAGCAGATCGTCCTGAAAAAATGAGCAACCTCCGCAAAACGGTTAGTCGCCGATTGGTGGAAGCTAAAAATACTACAGCTATGCTCACCACTTTTAATGAAGTGGATATGAGCGCCGTAATGGAAATAAGAGCTAAGAATAAAGATAAATTTAAAGAAGCACACGGAGTGAATCTCGGCTTTATGAGTTTCTTTACCAAAGCCTGCTGCTTTGCGTTACAGGAATGGCCGGCTGTAAATGCGATGATCGATGGGGATAATATTGTTTACCATGAATATTGCGATGTGTCCATTGCCGTTAGTGCGCCAAAGGGCTTAGTCGTTCCCGTTATACGTAATGCGGAAAGCCTGAGCATGTCCGAAATTGAAAAGAAAGTAGTAGAGCTGGCAACCAAGGCAAGAGACAATAAACTTACTATTGAAGAAATGAGCGGGGGTACATTTACCATCACTAACGGTGGTGTGTTCGGTTCTTTGTTAAGTACACCTATTATCAATATACCGCAATCTGCTATTTTGGGAATGCATAAAATAGAAGAAAGACCAATTGCTGTCAACGGGCAGGTAGTGATAAAACCAATGATGTACCTGGCTTTAAGCTATGACCATCGTATTATTGACGGAAGAGAATCGGTAAGCTTTTTAGTGAGAGTAAAAGAATTACTGGAAAACCCTTCCCTGCTTTTATTTGGAAAAGATCCGGTTAAAAGTTTATTAGAGTTATAA
- a CDS encoding ABC transporter ATP-binding protein, with product MNQPLLQIQDLSVGFTTDNKSVAAVKSSSFEINAGEITVIVGESGSGKSITSLAIMQLLPKQANTSGKILFNKENAPTVDLLSLSEKEINAVRGKDIAMIFQEPMTSLNPVLTCGWQVMETILLHKKLSQSEAKKRTIELFEKVKLPEPAIIFDRYPHQLSGGQKQRVMIAMAMSCDPALLIADEPTTALDVTVQRTIIDLLKELQQQTKMSIIFITHDLALAAEIGSTILVMYKGEIVEQGNAKQILQEPKHAYTKKLLGSKLKGKGYTAAGISLSPVLKIENLQVCFLKKKKLFGADRYVKVVDDVSFEVYKGETIGLVGESGCGKTTLGRTILQLIKQTAGKVILNGTNLTALTKQQLQPLRKNIQIVFQDPYGSLNPRIKIGDAIAEPMKVHGMLNSDIQRKEKVITLLNKVNLDASVYDKYPHQFSGGQRQRICIARALALSPSFLIFDESVSALDVTIQAQVLALLNELKKEFAFTSIFISHDLSIVHYISDRILVMQKGKIIEQGTADDVYFSPQHPYTKKLLASMPKGIGV from the coding sequence ATGAACCAGCCTTTACTTCAAATACAAGATCTTTCTGTTGGATTTACAACTGATAACAAATCTGTTGCCGCAGTAAAAAGCAGTTCTTTTGAGATCAATGCAGGTGAGATCACGGTTATTGTCGGAGAGTCCGGTTCGGGAAAATCCATTACATCTTTAGCCATTATGCAGCTATTGCCAAAGCAAGCAAACACAAGCGGCAAAATTTTATTTAATAAAGAGAATGCACCGACTGTCGATCTGTTATCACTTTCTGAAAAAGAAATAAATGCTGTTAGAGGAAAAGATATAGCGATGATATTCCAGGAGCCAATGACATCATTAAACCCTGTTTTGACTTGTGGTTGGCAGGTAATGGAAACGATCCTGCTACATAAAAAACTTTCACAGAGTGAGGCTAAAAAAAGAACAATCGAACTTTTTGAAAAAGTAAAATTGCCTGAACCTGCTATTATCTTCGATCGTTATCCACATCAACTAAGCGGCGGACAAAAGCAACGGGTAATGATCGCCATGGCAATGAGTTGCGACCCTGCTTTATTAATTGCGGATGAGCCTACTACTGCATTGGATGTTACTGTACAAAGAACAATCATCGATCTGCTGAAAGAATTACAGCAGCAAACAAAAATGTCGATAATTTTTATAACACATGATCTTGCATTGGCAGCAGAAATAGGCAGTACCATTTTAGTTATGTATAAAGGAGAGATCGTTGAACAGGGAAATGCAAAACAGATTCTGCAAGAACCAAAGCATGCATACACAAAAAAATTATTAGGTAGTAAACTAAAAGGCAAAGGATATACAGCAGCAGGAATTTCATTGTCACCTGTTTTAAAAATAGAAAATCTGCAGGTTTGTTTTTTAAAAAAGAAAAAACTGTTTGGTGCTGATAGGTATGTTAAAGTAGTAGATGATGTAAGCTTTGAAGTGTACAAAGGAGAAACAATAGGATTGGTGGGAGAAAGCGGATGCGGTAAAACAACTTTGGGAAGAACCATTTTGCAATTGATCAAACAAACAGCAGGCAAAGTGATCTTGAACGGAACTAATTTGACAGCGTTAACCAAACAGCAATTGCAGCCATTAAGAAAAAATATACAGATCGTTTTCCAGGATCCATATGGGTCTTTAAATCCAAGGATCAAGATCGGAGACGCTATTGCCGAACCGATGAAAGTGCATGGCATGTTGAATTCAGATATACAACGAAAAGAAAAAGTAATAACATTATTGAACAAAGTGAACCTGGATGCATCAGTATACGATAAATATCCGCACCAGTTCAGCGGAGGTCAACGACAACGCATTTGTATTGCACGGGCATTAGCATTAAGCCCTTCTTTTTTGATCTTTGATGAAAGCGTAAGTGCTTTGGATGTTACTATTCAGGCACAGGTATTAGCATTGTTAAATGAACTGAAGAAAGAATTTGCATTCACTTCTATTTTTATTTCGCACGACCTTTCTATTGTACATTATATCAGCGACAGGATCCTTGTTATGCAGAAAGGAAAGATCATAGAACAAGGAACGGCAGATGATGTTTATTTTTCTCCGCAACATCCATACACCAAAAAATTATTAGCTTCCATGCCTAAAGGAATCGGTGTTTAA
- a CDS encoding S8/S53 family peptidase — protein sequence MAQFSRYVIQLKDKAGTPFTLNDPSQFLTQRAIDRRSQHNIIIDSVDLPVTPAYLDSIRLSGNVTIVNISKWLNTVCIQTTDANALAKINTFTFVVSSNTIAMRPAAVVTPEVNRPTSPEGITGDSSYYGAAFGQIHLHNGEFLHNHGFKGNGMIITMTDDGFYNFNTLPSFDSARYNNQILGTWDFVSRDTLVSDDDAHGMQCFSTIASNMPGTFVGTAPGSNYYLYKTEDLNSEYPVELYNWINAAEKADSLGADVISVSLGYNTFDNNLGSYTYADLDGKSTIIDKGINIAARKGILVVAAAGNSGGDAWHYIDTPGDADSALSVGAVDINRQPAYFSGYGPNSAGQTKPDVAAVGVNAIVESPYTGQPSYDGGTSFSCPIIAGLSTCLWQAFPEISNMQIIDALHKASDRYTDPDNRTGYGIPDFKKAFVQLIQQLHTQQIVADNNRPSINWMVKSAADMNVIVERKLSSDANYIAIGTLNKATSFTVNDFSFTDDLSGLPSQSISYRVKMTIAADTSFYLDSTVVTHLDTSAVVYTDSISIYPNPAVNDLKVFISQKNASNIQITVCNSAGQLIYTYNENQPKGSKIYTIPFQKLNSGVYFVTLYADNKKKITKQVIHLL from the coding sequence ATGGCTCAATTCTCCCGTTATGTTATTCAGTTAAAAGATAAAGCAGGAACACCTTTTACCCTTAATGATCCATCACAATTTCTTACACAACGTGCTATTGACAGAAGATCACAGCACAACATTATTATTGACAGTGTGGATCTTCCTGTAACACCGGCATATCTCGACAGTATTCGTCTATCCGGAAACGTTACTATCGTAAACATAAGCAAATGGTTAAATACCGTGTGTATTCAAACAACAGATGCGAACGCATTGGCTAAAATAAACACCTTCACTTTTGTTGTCAGTTCTAATACAATTGCTATGCGACCTGCTGCAGTTGTTACACCTGAAGTAAATCGTCCAACCTCTCCTGAAGGTATTACAGGAGATAGTAGTTATTATGGTGCAGCTTTTGGCCAGATCCATTTACACAATGGGGAGTTTCTGCATAACCACGGTTTTAAAGGTAATGGCATGATCATTACTATGACAGATGATGGATTTTATAACTTTAATACTTTACCGAGCTTTGACAGTGCTCGTTATAATAACCAGATACTGGGGACATGGGATTTCGTAAGCCGTGATACATTGGTGAGTGATGATGATGCACATGGCATGCAATGCTTTAGCACGATTGCCTCCAATATGCCCGGCACTTTTGTTGGAACTGCCCCCGGTTCCAATTATTATTTATATAAAACAGAAGATCTGAATAGTGAATATCCTGTTGAGTTATACAATTGGATCAATGCTGCAGAAAAAGCAGATAGCTTGGGTGCAGATGTAATTTCAGTGTCACTCGGATATAATACGTTTGATAATAACCTTGGCTCTTATACATATGCCGACTTAGATGGAAAATCTACTATTATTGACAAAGGAATTAATATAGCCGCCCGTAAAGGAATTTTAGTGGTAGCTGCTGCAGGCAATTCCGGCGGCGATGCATGGCATTATATTGATACGCCAGGCGATGCGGACAGTGCTCTTTCTGTTGGTGCTGTTGATATTAACCGGCAACCTGCTTATTTTTCCGGGTATGGTCCTAACAGTGCCGGGCAAACGAAACCAGATGTGGCTGCCGTTGGTGTAAATGCTATAGTTGAAAGTCCTTATACAGGACAGCCCTCTTATGATGGCGGAACTTCTTTCTCCTGTCCTATTATAGCAGGCTTGTCAACTTGTTTGTGGCAGGCTTTTCCTGAAATAAGCAATATGCAAATTATTGATGCTTTGCATAAAGCATCCGATCGCTATACCGATCCTGACAACAGAACAGGGTATGGCATTCCTGATTTTAAAAAAGCGTTTGTACAATTAATTCAACAACTGCACACGCAACAAATAGTAGCTGATAACAACAGGCCATCCATTAACTGGATGGTCAAAAGTGCTGCAGACATGAATGTTATTGTTGAACGAAAACTTTCTTCAGATGCGAATTATATTGCAATAGGCACTTTAAATAAAGCCACATCTTTTACAGTTAATGATTTTTCTTTTACGGATGATCTAAGCGGGCTTCCTTCCCAAAGCATTTCTTACAGGGTCAAAATGACTATTGCTGCTGACACAAGCTTTTATCTTGATTCGACTGTTGTAACGCACCTGGATACATCTGCAGTAGTTTATACAGATAGTATTTCCATTTATCCAAATCCAGCTGTAAATGATCTGAAAGTTTTTATCTCACAAAAAAATGCATCTAACATACAGATTACAGTATGCAATTCGGCAGGACAATTAATATACACGTATAATGAAAATCAGCCGAAGGGCAGTAAAATATATACTATCCCTTTCCAGAAACTAAATTCAGGCGTTTATTTTGTAACACTATATGCAGACAATAAAAAGAAAATTACCAAGCAGGTAATACACCTGCTGTAA
- the mnmA gene encoding tRNA 2-thiouridine(34) synthase MnmA: MSRKGKVLMAMSGGIDSTVAALMLHNEGYEVVGITMKTWDYASSGGNGKKETGCCNIDSFNDARAAAVEHGFPHYILDIRDEFGDFVIDNFVEEYLAGRTPNPCVMCNTHIKWRALLKRADAMDCEFIATGHYAQIHQHTNGRYFLRKGIDDTKDQSYVLWGLQQDLLSRTLLPLGTYHKTAIRQMAHDFGYPELAKKNESYEICFVPDNDYRGFLKRRVDHLEEKVTGGNFVDTAGNILGTHKGYPFYTVGQRKGLDIALGKPAFVTAIDPDTNTVVLGDEEDLKKNEMSVGKINWIKYDGVPDGFEAVTKIRYKDKGALSALHTYQNNANVRFYEDVKGIAPGQSAVFYEGDDVVGGGIIQRSKQPF, encoded by the coding sequence ATGAGCAGAAAAGGTAAAGTATTGATGGCAATGAGTGGCGGTATTGATAGTACCGTGGCAGCGTTAATGCTTCATAATGAAGGTTATGAAGTGGTAGGTATTACTATGAAAACCTGGGATTACGCCAGTAGTGGCGGCAACGGTAAAAAAGAAACCGGTTGTTGTAACATTGACTCATTTAATGATGCAAGGGCTGCTGCGGTTGAACATGGTTTTCCGCATTATATATTGGATATAAGAGATGAATTTGGTGATTTTGTGATCGACAATTTTGTAGAAGAATATTTAGCAGGCAGAACTCCTAATCCCTGCGTAATGTGTAACACGCATATTAAATGGCGGGCACTATTAAAACGTGCCGATGCTATGGATTGTGAGTTTATTGCTACCGGCCATTACGCACAAATCCATCAACATACCAACGGAAGATATTTTTTACGTAAAGGCATAGATGACACAAAAGACCAAAGCTATGTACTCTGGGGACTACAACAGGATCTGTTAAGCAGAACATTGTTGCCTTTGGGGACTTATCATAAAACAGCCATCCGCCAGATGGCGCATGATTTCGGCTATCCTGAATTAGCTAAGAAAAATGAGAGCTATGAAATATGCTTTGTTCCCGACAATGATTATCGTGGTTTCTTAAAAAGAAGAGTAGATCATTTAGAAGAAAAAGTGACTGGTGGAAACTTTGTAGATACCGCTGGCAATATCCTGGGCACACATAAAGGTTATCCTTTTTACACGGTGGGGCAACGCAAGGGATTGGATATTGCGTTGGGTAAACCAGCATTTGTTACCGCCATTGACCCGGATACAAATACAGTTGTTTTAGGCGATGAAGAAGATCTGAAGAAAAATGAAATGTCAGTTGGAAAAATCAACTGGATAAAATACGATGGCGTACCAGATGGTTTTGAAGCAGTAACCAAAATACGCTATAAAGATAAAGGTGCTCTAAGTGCTTTGCATACATACCAAAACAATGCAAATGTGCGTTTTTATGAGGATGTAAAAGGAATTGCACCCGGCCAAAGTGCTGTATTTTATGAAGGAGATGATGTTGTTGGCGGAGGAATTATTCAGCGTAGCAAGCAGCCTTTTTAG
- a CDS encoding RsmB/NOP family class I SAM-dependent RNA methyltransferase: MSRFRSYLYSAVRIIESYKGETPLAVFLKNYFSENKKYGARDRRQIAALCYYYFRIGKAAESLSVSDKIILGTFLCENEPSEFLETVKPEWNDQIENVLKKKLALVKTAFSIDTIFLFKKELSAGINMDAFSTSFLIQPDLFIRIRPKVRLGVLSKLEKSKLPYRLLDDDCVALPNSTKIEDYFTLDKEVVIQDLNSQRVLNFFKPQHATHKTPAIPAWDCCAASGGKSILLYDIFNQRIDLTISDIRPSIILNLHHRFAKAGIKSYKYFIGDLASPKFTETLPVDQQDNLKPAIVICDVPCTGSGTWSRTPEQLVFFTKEKISAYSLKQKQIVTNVIPYLQKDSALVYITCSVFKEENEEVVAFIKDKFQLELVQQELLQGYAHKADTMFVAIFRKR, from the coding sequence ATGAGTCGCTTCCGTTCATACCTATATAGTGCTGTACGAATTATTGAATCTTATAAAGGAGAAACTCCTTTAGCCGTTTTTTTGAAAAATTATTTTTCGGAAAATAAAAAATATGGTGCAAGAGATAGAAGACAAATAGCTGCACTATGTTATTATTATTTTAGAATTGGAAAGGCTGCTGAAAGCTTGTCTGTTTCCGATAAAATAATACTGGGAACTTTTTTGTGTGAAAACGAGCCTTCTGAATTTTTGGAAACAGTAAAACCTGAATGGAACGACCAAATTGAAAATGTGTTAAAGAAGAAATTAGCGCTGGTAAAGACAGCGTTTTCCATCGATACTATTTTTTTGTTTAAAAAGGAACTAAGCGCGGGCATCAATATGGATGCATTTTCTACGTCATTTTTAATACAACCCGACCTGTTTATTCGTATACGTCCTAAAGTTAGGTTAGGTGTATTAAGCAAATTAGAAAAATCGAAACTGCCGTATAGATTATTGGATGATGATTGTGTGGCTTTGCCTAATTCAACAAAAATAGAAGATTACTTTACTTTAGATAAAGAAGTAGTTATACAGGACCTTAATTCACAAAGAGTATTGAATTTTTTCAAGCCGCAACATGCTACTCATAAAACGCCTGCCATCCCTGCCTGGGATTGTTGTGCGGCAAGCGGCGGAAAATCTATTTTATTATATGATATTTTTAATCAGCGCATAGACCTGACCATATCAGATATTCGGCCAAGTATTATTTTAAATCTTCATCATCGTTTTGCAAAGGCAGGCATTAAATCATATAAATACTTTATTGGAGATCTGGCGTCTCCAAAATTTACAGAAACGTTACCGGTCGATCAACAGGATAATTTAAAGCCGGCCATTGTTATTTGCGATGTGCCTTGTACGGGTAGCGGTACATGGAGCAGAACGCCGGAACAACTGGTTTTTTTTACAAAAGAGAAAATTAGTGCATACAGCCTCAAGCAAAAGCAAATTGTTACTAACGTTATACCCTATCTTCAAAAAGATAGCGCTCTTGTTTACATAACCTGCTCTGTATTTAAAGAAGAAAATGAAGAAGTGGTGGCTTTTATCAAAGATAAATTTCAACTGGAATTGGTTCAACAGGAATTGCTACAAGGATATGCTCATAAAGCAGATACTATGTTTGTAGCGATTTTCCGCAAACGATAG